In Geobacter anodireducens, a genomic segment contains:
- a CDS encoding alpha-amylase: MTGPKRRESYFPFELHMSGRAWQRLDLETAARGLPLSGGRILFLRRIAERLDTVPEVAGRQVSAGALNLYTLLLRALRGMVDLYEEKGLPGALLSSLGAAGAVCGEDAVAAVERSFVELFPPAAVLLDGESPDRFLGGAAYREQRRRHVATELLLLRVASENRAIDTFRHLFDDGELAAVSPYRRVMESVEGTLGTLPPVPGLGLALPELLRAPLKAAPDSLAGQLSFIREQWGVFLPTELVEELAIAFGILEEETRARWGGAGPPQVLRFGPGAGFAGPDDHYPEPERFSPDVDWMPNVVLMAKMVYVWLGQLSRWYDREITRLDQIPDAELDKLARWGITGLWLIGIWERSSASRAIKHRSGNVDAIASAYSLFDYRIADDLGGWDALHDLKERALRRGIRLASDMVPNHTGIYSKWIVEHPDWFIQLDYPPYPTYRFTGPDLSGSPEVSVHIEDGYWDRTDAAVVFKLYDHRDGATRYMYHGNDGTSTPWNDTAQLDYLKPEVREAVIRTILHVAHNFPIIRFDAAMTLAKRHYQRLWFPQPGHSGVPSRAEHGMTRAAFDAAMPEEFWRQVVDRVAAEAPDTLLLAEAFWLMEGYFVRTLGMHRVYNSAFMNMLKMEENAKYRQTIKNVLAYDHRILQRFVNFMNNPDERTAVEQFGKEGKYFGAAVLLVTMPGLPMLGHGQVEGFHEKYGMEYRRAYWDEPVDEHLVSGHERWIFPLMRRRPLFSGSGNFVLYDFFVNGAVNEDVFAYSNRRGDDRALVVFHNRFAATSGWIRSSCAKVANPETGDTTSVQTDLGTVLGLNGDGRHYYAFRDHATGLEYLRNGRELCREGLFVSLEPYEFHVFLDFREIRDDDFGTWGHLCHRLGGGGVPSIDEEVKLVRHGTLVARFTDLWDEPAVLDVLASAGRVTAARRKATAAFREKLMAFLTELARETGAAGEMGDVADTIMARLALGVKPAAARLEEADEHDPGTCAAPGDALLGRLIRGSLAVVGEAGRLAGADGYRARSAEWFATLGLRRALADIFRPACGTGDDEALCADRAVLLVEVLLGLERLDTAEALRRCLARLFTDRAAARFLGVHRSGGVDWFVQEPFETLVGWILFLADRDAAVAKQRGERAGTTRMIAHEAVRLEAMARTAGYRVDLMLAALLETPERKHTHSGKKPASVRATRCKR; the protein is encoded by the coding sequence ATGACCGGACCGAAACGTAGAGAATCCTATTTTCCCTTTGAACTGCACATGTCCGGCCGGGCGTGGCAACGCCTCGACCTGGAAACGGCAGCCAGGGGCCTTCCGCTGTCAGGGGGGCGCATTCTTTTCCTGCGCCGGATTGCCGAGCGACTTGATACCGTTCCCGAGGTGGCGGGGCGCCAGGTCTCAGCCGGAGCCCTTAACCTCTATACGCTTCTGCTCCGGGCCTTGCGCGGCATGGTCGACCTCTACGAAGAAAAGGGGCTGCCGGGAGCGCTCCTGTCGTCACTGGGAGCGGCCGGGGCCGTCTGCGGTGAAGACGCTGTCGCGGCGGTTGAGCGGAGTTTCGTGGAGCTTTTCCCTCCTGCCGCGGTACTTCTTGACGGAGAGAGCCCCGATCGCTTTCTGGGCGGTGCCGCATACCGTGAGCAGCGGCGCCGTCATGTGGCGACCGAGCTCCTGCTCCTGCGGGTGGCGTCGGAAAACCGGGCGATCGATACCTTCCGCCACCTGTTTGACGACGGCGAGCTGGCAGCCGTTTCTCCCTACCGACGCGTGATGGAGTCGGTCGAGGGCACGCTCGGAACGCTCCCGCCCGTACCGGGACTCGGCCTGGCCCTTCCCGAACTGCTGCGTGCCCCCCTCAAGGCCGCGCCCGACTCCCTGGCGGGGCAACTGTCATTTATCCGGGAGCAATGGGGGGTCTTTCTGCCGACCGAGCTCGTGGAGGAGTTGGCCATCGCCTTTGGCATCCTTGAGGAGGAAACCCGCGCACGCTGGGGAGGCGCCGGGCCTCCACAGGTTCTCAGATTCGGACCCGGGGCCGGGTTCGCCGGTCCTGACGACCACTATCCGGAGCCCGAGCGGTTCTCCCCCGACGTGGACTGGATGCCGAACGTGGTCCTCATGGCAAAGATGGTCTACGTGTGGCTCGGGCAGTTGTCCCGTTGGTACGACCGCGAGATCACCCGCCTGGACCAGATTCCCGATGCGGAACTCGACAAGCTGGCCCGCTGGGGCATTACGGGACTCTGGCTCATCGGCATATGGGAGCGCTCCAGCGCCTCGCGCGCCATCAAGCACCGCTCCGGCAACGTCGATGCCATCGCGTCTGCGTACTCTCTGTTCGATTACCGGATCGCCGACGACCTGGGCGGATGGGACGCGCTCCACGACCTGAAGGAACGGGCGCTACGCCGCGGCATCCGCCTTGCCAGCGACATGGTCCCCAACCACACCGGCATCTACTCCAAGTGGATCGTGGAGCACCCCGACTGGTTCATCCAGCTCGACTACCCGCCATATCCCACGTACCGCTTTACCGGCCCCGATCTCTCCGGCTCGCCCGAGGTGAGCGTTCACATCGAGGACGGTTACTGGGACCGCACCGACGCCGCCGTCGTCTTCAAGCTGTACGACCATCGGGACGGGGCCACCCGCTACATGTACCACGGCAACGACGGCACGAGCACCCCCTGGAACGACACGGCCCAACTGGACTACCTCAAGCCGGAAGTGCGCGAGGCGGTGATCCGGACCATTCTCCATGTGGCCCACAACTTCCCCATTATCCGGTTCGACGCGGCCATGACCCTGGCCAAGCGCCACTACCAGCGCCTCTGGTTTCCCCAGCCGGGTCACAGCGGAGTCCCCTCCCGGGCCGAGCACGGCATGACCAGGGCCGCTTTTGATGCCGCCATGCCCGAGGAGTTCTGGCGTCAGGTGGTGGACCGGGTTGCCGCCGAAGCGCCCGATACCCTGCTGCTGGCCGAGGCCTTCTGGCTGATGGAGGGATACTTCGTCCGGACCCTCGGCATGCATCGGGTGTACAACAGCGCCTTCATGAACATGCTCAAGATGGAGGAGAACGCCAAGTACCGCCAGACCATCAAGAATGTGCTGGCCTATGATCACCGCATTCTCCAACGGTTCGTGAACTTCATGAACAACCCCGACGAGCGGACCGCCGTAGAGCAGTTCGGCAAGGAGGGAAAGTACTTCGGTGCCGCGGTGCTGCTGGTCACCATGCCGGGGCTTCCCATGCTCGGCCACGGACAGGTCGAAGGATTCCACGAGAAGTACGGCATGGAGTACCGGCGCGCCTACTGGGACGAACCGGTGGACGAGCATTTGGTGTCCGGCCACGAGCGGTGGATCTTCCCGCTCATGCGCCGCCGCCCCCTTTTCTCCGGGTCGGGCAACTTCGTGCTCTATGACTTTTTCGTGAACGGAGCGGTAAACGAGGATGTGTTCGCCTACTCCAACCGCCGGGGAGACGATCGGGCGCTCGTTGTCTTCCATAACCGGTTTGCCGCCACTTCCGGCTGGATCAGGAGTTCATGCGCCAAGGTCGCCAACCCCGAAACGGGCGACACGACCTCCGTCCAGACCGACCTGGGGACTGTCCTCGGCTTGAACGGCGATGGTCGGCACTACTACGCGTTCCGCGACCACGCGACAGGGCTCGAGTACCTGAGAAACGGTCGCGAGCTTTGCAGGGAGGGGCTGTTCGTTTCCCTGGAGCCGTACGAGTTCCACGTGTTCCTCGATTTCAGGGAGATCCGTGATGACGATTTCGGAACCTGGGGCCACCTCTGCCATCGGCTGGGCGGGGGGGGGGTGCCGAGCATCGACGAGGAGGTCAAGCTTGTCCGCCATGGGACGCTTGTGGCGCGTTTCACCGACCTCTGGGACGAGCCGGCGGTGCTTGACGTTCTCGCCTCCGCCGGCAGGGTGACCGCGGCGCGCCGGAAGGCGACGGCTGCGTTCCGTGAGAAGCTCATGGCGTTCCTGACGGAGCTTGCCCGGGAGACAGGGGCGGCCGGCGAGATGGGGGACGTGGCTGACACGATCATGGCCCGGCTGGCCTTGGGAGTGAAGCCGGCCGCAGCCAGGCTAGAAGAAGCGGACGAGCATGACCCCGGCACCTGTGCCGCCCCCGGGGACGCTCTGCTGGGCCGGCTGATCCGCGGGAGCCTCGCGGTTGTCGGCGAAGCGGGACGACTCGCCGGCGCTGACGGCTACCGCGCCCGTTCCGCCGAATGGTTTGCGACCCTGGGGCTGCGGCGAGCCCTGGCCGACATCTTCCGCCCGGCATGCGGCACCGGCGACGATGAGGCGCTGTGCGCGGATCGGGCGGTCCTCCTGGTCGAAGTGCTCCTGGGACTGGAGCGCCTCGATACCGCAGAGGCCCTGCGCCGCTGTCTGGCGAGACTTTTTACCGACCGAGCGGCAGCCCGTTTTCTTGGCGTCCATCGAAGCGGAGGCGTCGACTGGTTCGTGCAGGAGCCGTTCGAGACGCTGGTGGGCTGGATCCTGTTCCTCGCAGACCGGGATGCCGCCGTTGCGAAGCAAAGGGGCGAGCGGGCCGGCACCACAAGGATGATTGCCCACGAAGCGGTGCGCCTGGAGGCGATGGCGCGTACGGCCGGCTATCGGGTCGATCTTATGCTTGCTGCCCTGCTGGAAACGCCGGAGCGGAAACATACCCACTCCGGCAAGAAACCCGCTTCGGTGCGCGCAACTCGTTGCAAACGGTGA